A stretch of Anaeromyxobacter dehalogenans 2CP-1 DNA encodes these proteins:
- a CDS encoding inositol monophosphatase family protein — translation MTDLSRALEAALRAARAAADLLRAELFRAGGPRGEPGHCPADEQAEDLIRAVLEAEFPGDGFVGEERPERNRPPALPGGRCWLVDPNDGTADFQRGHRGASVSIGLVQGGVPVLGVVLAHTAPHGGEDLLAWAEGQGPVRRNGAPLPPVSAAPLRAGDVVLVSSSAAKRARGNAEAVQPARFRPLTSIAYRLALVATGEARGAISLHRPRALDIAAGHALVRGAGGVLLDEAGREVRYGPAGEGRVAFCFGGAPLVAARLASRSWVEAQAYGPGAPGLCAPLAGRAVREDGLLRRGQGALLGQLAGDALGGQVEFSGAARIAAAYPDGVRDLADGGHWSTLAGQPTDDSELALALARTVIAFGRFDAARVAEAYADWLGSEPFDVGRTVDAALRPALRIRASGAPAEQVAEAARAAAPRGSLANGALMRVSPLGIAGHAAPAAEVAAWARADAALTHPAAPCQDASAVFAATVAFAIATGASAAEVADRGEALAAELGCGAEVREALAAARTGPPEDFEASAGLVTIALQNAFFQLRHAPDLEAGLVDTVGRGGDTDTNAAIAGALLGAAHGVLAVPERWRRAVLSCWPVEGAPGVRRPRPPVCWPGDALILAERLLGL, via the coding sequence GTGACCGACCTGTCCCGCGCCCTGGAAGCCGCCCTCCGCGCCGCCCGCGCCGCGGCCGACCTGCTGCGGGCGGAGCTGTTCCGGGCCGGCGGGCCCCGGGGCGAGCCGGGGCACTGCCCCGCGGACGAGCAGGCGGAGGACCTCATCCGCGCCGTGCTCGAAGCGGAGTTCCCGGGCGACGGCTTCGTGGGTGAGGAGCGGCCCGAGCGCAACCGGCCGCCGGCCCTGCCGGGCGGCCGGTGCTGGCTCGTCGATCCGAACGACGGGACCGCCGACTTCCAGCGCGGTCACCGCGGCGCCTCGGTGTCGATCGGCCTGGTGCAGGGCGGCGTGCCGGTGCTCGGGGTGGTGCTCGCCCACACCGCGCCGCACGGCGGGGAGGATCTGCTCGCCTGGGCCGAGGGGCAGGGGCCGGTGCGGCGGAACGGGGCGCCGCTCCCGCCCGTCTCCGCGGCGCCGCTCCGGGCCGGCGACGTGGTGCTCGTGTCCTCGTCGGCGGCGAAGCGGGCGCGCGGCAACGCCGAGGCGGTGCAGCCGGCGCGCTTCCGGCCGCTCACCAGCATCGCCTACCGGCTCGCGCTCGTCGCGACCGGCGAGGCTCGCGGCGCCATCTCGCTGCACCGACCCCGCGCGCTCGACATCGCGGCCGGGCACGCGCTCGTCCGCGGCGCGGGCGGCGTGCTCCTCGACGAGGCCGGGCGCGAGGTGCGCTACGGGCCGGCGGGCGAGGGGCGGGTGGCGTTCTGCTTCGGCGGCGCGCCCCTGGTGGCCGCGCGGCTGGCGAGCCGGAGCTGGGTCGAGGCGCAGGCGTACGGGCCCGGGGCGCCCGGCCTGTGCGCGCCGCTCGCCGGGCGCGCCGTGCGCGAGGACGGGCTGCTCCGTCGCGGGCAGGGCGCGCTGCTGGGACAGCTCGCCGGCGACGCGCTGGGCGGGCAGGTGGAGTTCTCCGGCGCGGCGCGGATCGCCGCCGCTTACCCCGACGGCGTGCGCGACCTCGCCGACGGCGGCCACTGGAGCACGCTCGCCGGGCAGCCGACCGACGACTCCGAGCTGGCGCTGGCGCTCGCGCGCACCGTGATCGCGTTCGGGCGCTTCGACGCGGCGCGGGTGGCGGAGGCCTACGCCGACTGGCTCGGCTCCGAGCCGTTCGACGTCGGCCGGACCGTGGACGCGGCGCTCCGGCCGGCGCTGAGGATCCGGGCCTCGGGCGCGCCGGCCGAGCAGGTGGCCGAGGCGGCCCGCGCCGCCGCGCCGCGCGGGAGCCTCGCGAACGGCGCGCTGATGCGCGTCTCGCCGCTCGGGATCGCCGGCCACGCCGCGCCCGCGGCCGAGGTGGCCGCCTGGGCGCGCGCCGACGCCGCGCTCACCCACCCGGCCGCGCCGTGCCAGGACGCGAGCGCGGTGTTCGCGGCCACGGTCGCCTTCGCCATCGCGACCGGCGCGTCCGCCGCCGAGGTGGCGGATCGCGGCGAGGCGCTCGCCGCCGAGCTGGGCTGCGGCGCGGAGGTGCGCGAGGCGCTCGCGGCGGCGCGGACCGGCCCGCCGGAGGACTTCGAGGCGAGCGCCGGGCTCGTGACCATCGCCCTGCAGAACGCGTTCTTCCAGCTCCGCCACGCGCCGGATCTGGAGGCCGGGCTGGTGGACACCGTCGGCCGCGGCGGCGACACCGACACGAACGCGGCCATCGCCGGCGCGCTGCTCGGCGCCGCGCACGGCGTGCTCGCCGTCCCGGAGCGCTGGCGTCGGGCCGTGCTGAGCTGCTGGCCGGTGGAGGGCGCGCCCGGCGTCCGCCGCCCGCGCCCGCCGGTCTGCTGGCCGGGCGACGCGCTCATCCTGGCGGAGCGGCTGCTGGGGCTGTGA